The following coding sequences are from one Canis lupus dingo isolate Sandy chromosome 21, ASM325472v2, whole genome shotgun sequence window:
- the B3GNT6 gene encoding acetylgalactosaminyl-O-glycosyl-glycoprotein beta-1,3-N-acetylglucosaminyltransferase isoform X2, with the protein MAFPCRRSLNPKTLALLLVGVSLLALHTWFLQASRPQEETWDGSTEAQRSARSTGAPCVANDSVRATADFERLPARIQDFLRYRHCRHFPLLWDAPAKCAGPRGAFLLLAVKSSPANYERRELIRRTWGQERSYGGQQVRRLFLLGTAAPGDADAERAGRLAALVGLEAREHRDVLQWAFADTFLNLTLKHVHLLDWLAERCPHARFLLSCDDDVFVHTANVLRFLRAQRPDRHLFAGQLMDGSVPIRDSRSKYFVPPQLFPGRAYPVYCSGGGFLLSSHTVGLLRAAARRTPLFPIDDAYMGMCLERSGLAPSSHEGIRPYGVQLPGVRQSSFDPCLYRELLLVHRFAPYEMLLMWRALHDPGLRCARGHRTS; encoded by the coding sequence ATGGCTTTCCCCTGCCGCAGGTCCCTGAACCCCAAGACTCTGGCCCTCCTTCTGGTGGGCGTGAGTCTCTTGGCCCTGCACACCTGGTTCCTCCAAGCCTCCAGGCCCCAGGAGGAGACGTGGGACGGCTCCACCGAGGCGCAGCGGTCGGCGCGGAGCACAGGGGCCCCGTGCGTGGCCAACGACTCGGTGCGCGCCACGGCGGACTTCGAGCGGCTGCCGGCGCGCATCCAGGACTTCCTGCGGTACCGCCACTGCCGCCACTTCCCCCTGCTCTGGGACGCGCCGGCCAAGTGCGCGGGCCCCCGCGGGGCCTTCCTGCTGCTGGCCGTCAAGTCGTCGCCCGCCAACTACGAGCGGCGCGAGCTCATCCGCCGCACCTGGGGCCAGGAGCGCAGCTACGGCGGGCAGCAGGTGCGCCGCCTCTTCCTGCTGGGCACGGCCGCGCCGGGGGACGCGGACGCCGAGCGCGCGGGGCGGCTGGCGGCGCTGGTGGGGCTGGAGGCGCGCGAGCACCGCGACGTGCTGCAGTGGGCCTTCGCCGACACCTTCCTCAACCTCACGCTCAAGCACGTGCACCTGCTCGACTGGCTGGCGGAGCGCTGCCCGCACGCGCGCTTCCTGCTCAGCTGCGACGACGACGTGTTCGTGCACACCGCCAACGTGCTGCGCTTCCTGCGGGCGCAGCGGCCCGACCGACACCTCTTCGCGGGGCAGCTCATGGACGGCTCGGTGCCCATCCGCGACAGCAGGAGCAAGTACTTCGTGCCCCCGCAGCTGTTCCCGGGGAGGGCCTACCCGGTGTACTGCAGCGGCGGCGGCTTCCTCCTGTCCAGCCACACGGTCGGGCTCCtgcgcgccgccgcccgccgcacCCCGCTCTTCCCCATCGACGACGCCTACATGGGCATGTGTCTGGAGCGCAGCGGCCTGGCGCCCAGCAGCCACGAGGGCATCCGGCCCTACGGCGTGCAGCTGCCCGGCGTCCGGCAGTCCTCCTTCGACCCCTGCCTGTACCGCGAGCTGCTGCTCGTGCACCGCTTCGCGCCCTACGAGATGCTGCTCATGTGGAGGGCCCTGCACGACCCGGGGCTGCGCTGTGCCCGGGGCCACAGGACCTCCTGA
- the B3GNT6 gene encoding acetylgalactosaminyl-O-glycosyl-glycoprotein beta-1,3-N-acetylglucosaminyltransferase isoform X1, with product MLPRNLELWFPFTLEQQSREGPGSGRALMGPLMSNTTPGSPLTRFPPQMAFPCRRSLNPKTLALLLVGVSLLALHTWFLQASRPQEETWDGSTEAQRSARSTGAPCVANDSVRATADFERLPARIQDFLRYRHCRHFPLLWDAPAKCAGPRGAFLLLAVKSSPANYERRELIRRTWGQERSYGGQQVRRLFLLGTAAPGDADAERAGRLAALVGLEAREHRDVLQWAFADTFLNLTLKHVHLLDWLAERCPHARFLLSCDDDVFVHTANVLRFLRAQRPDRHLFAGQLMDGSVPIRDSRSKYFVPPQLFPGRAYPVYCSGGGFLLSSHTVGLLRAAARRTPLFPIDDAYMGMCLERSGLAPSSHEGIRPYGVQLPGVRQSSFDPCLYRELLLVHRFAPYEMLLMWRALHDPGLRCARGHRTS from the coding sequence ATGCTTCCACGTAATCTGGAATTGTGGTTTCCTTTTACCCTAGAACAGCAGAGTCGAGAAGGGCCTGGTTCTGGGAGAGCCCTGATGGGGCCGCTGATGTCCAACACGACTCCTGGTTCACCTCTGACTCGGTTTCCCCCACAGATGGCTTTCCCCTGCCGCAGGTCCCTGAACCCCAAGACTCTGGCCCTCCTTCTGGTGGGCGTGAGTCTCTTGGCCCTGCACACCTGGTTCCTCCAAGCCTCCAGGCCCCAGGAGGAGACGTGGGACGGCTCCACCGAGGCGCAGCGGTCGGCGCGGAGCACAGGGGCCCCGTGCGTGGCCAACGACTCGGTGCGCGCCACGGCGGACTTCGAGCGGCTGCCGGCGCGCATCCAGGACTTCCTGCGGTACCGCCACTGCCGCCACTTCCCCCTGCTCTGGGACGCGCCGGCCAAGTGCGCGGGCCCCCGCGGGGCCTTCCTGCTGCTGGCCGTCAAGTCGTCGCCCGCCAACTACGAGCGGCGCGAGCTCATCCGCCGCACCTGGGGCCAGGAGCGCAGCTACGGCGGGCAGCAGGTGCGCCGCCTCTTCCTGCTGGGCACGGCCGCGCCGGGGGACGCGGACGCCGAGCGCGCGGGGCGGCTGGCGGCGCTGGTGGGGCTGGAGGCGCGCGAGCACCGCGACGTGCTGCAGTGGGCCTTCGCCGACACCTTCCTCAACCTCACGCTCAAGCACGTGCACCTGCTCGACTGGCTGGCGGAGCGCTGCCCGCACGCGCGCTTCCTGCTCAGCTGCGACGACGACGTGTTCGTGCACACCGCCAACGTGCTGCGCTTCCTGCGGGCGCAGCGGCCCGACCGACACCTCTTCGCGGGGCAGCTCATGGACGGCTCGGTGCCCATCCGCGACAGCAGGAGCAAGTACTTCGTGCCCCCGCAGCTGTTCCCGGGGAGGGCCTACCCGGTGTACTGCAGCGGCGGCGGCTTCCTCCTGTCCAGCCACACGGTCGGGCTCCtgcgcgccgccgcccgccgcacCCCGCTCTTCCCCATCGACGACGCCTACATGGGCATGTGTCTGGAGCGCAGCGGCCTGGCGCCCAGCAGCCACGAGGGCATCCGGCCCTACGGCGTGCAGCTGCCCGGCGTCCGGCAGTCCTCCTTCGACCCCTGCCTGTACCGCGAGCTGCTGCTCGTGCACCGCTTCGCGCCCTACGAGATGCTGCTCATGTGGAGGGCCCTGCACGACCCGGGGCTGCGCTGTGCCCGGGGCCACAGGACCTCCTGA